The following are encoded together in the Lactuca sativa cultivar Salinas chromosome 1, Lsat_Salinas_v11, whole genome shotgun sequence genome:
- the LOC111913430 gene encoding uncharacterized protein LOC111913430: MSFICGSFKDQKEEDFEVLWPYPPTPLRKTRRHRFCCRRNKENKNPYSDRGLDKFEALLADLDDIKQKIFTQKGSQYISFVRFVYSNSNDVKPIIVRLRDPKKHDKDHHKENNVKDTKTSTLLRATTLDHHQTSKTPGAVTNGTIKAQETEDVKPSIDRCTKMIRVDQWKLNLKRKLEEWWMPSYNLPLFFILVLVFLTFFGRSLAIICTSIAWYMIPTIDGTLENTTMKQKKMIKNGHSRQPSENKMISSPKAFFSGPINVQQKRKMQKLMSF, encoded by the coding sequence ATGTCCTTCATCTGTGGTTCCTTCAAAGATCAGAAAGAAGAGGATTTCGAAGTTCTTTGGCCATACCCTCCCACACCTTTAAGAAAAACAAGAAGACACAGATTTTGTTGCAGAAGGAACAAAGAAAACAAGAACCCGTATTCAGATCGTGGGCTCGACAAATTTGAAGCTCTCTTGGCTGATCTTGATGACATTAAGCAGAAGATCTTCACCCAAAAGGGATCACAGTACATCTCCTTTGTTCGGTTTGTGTACTCAAACTCCAACGATGTGAAGCCCATTATTGTGAGGTTAAGAGATCCAAAGAAACATGACAAAGATCATCACAAGGAAAATAACGTGAAAGACACCAAAACTTCGacacttttgagagctacaactTTGGATCATCATCAGACTTCAAAGACTCCTGGAGCTGTCACTAATGGTACGATCAAAGCCCAAGAAACAGAAGATGTGAAACCATCGATTGATCGATGTACGAAGATGATTAGGGTTGACCAATGGAAGTTGAATTTGAAAAGGAAGTTAGAGGAGTGGTGGATGCCTTCCTATAATTTACctttgttttttattttggtCTTGGTTTTCTTAACATTTTTCGGAAGATCTTTGGCGATTATATGCACTTCGATTGCTTGGTACATGATTCCTACCATTGATGGAACACTCGAGAACACGACCATGAAGCAGAAGAAGATGATCAAGAATGGGCACTCAAGACAACCGAGTGAAAATAAAATGATTTCTTCTCCAAAAGCCTTTTTCAGTGGACCCATAAATGTTCAGCAAAAGCGTAAGATGCAGAAACTCATGAGTTTTTGA
- the LOC111913586 gene encoding uncharacterized protein LOC111913586, which translates to MDPFDSFDDSGDDIFFRMMYHYYTTDLLQPDPTPLLTIGAMLNKNREEGHEHLYRNYFADNCVYESKDFKIRLRLSKNVFLRIVNALESMNFFQLRYDARGRRGFKVLQKCVVAIRLMAMDESPDTMDNYMRISKRTARESLYTLSRGVVETFGDVYLRKPSLHDLQELYAAHEERHEFPGMIGSIDCTHWKWKNCPITWKGQYASGHHGSPSSVLEAVASQDLWI; encoded by the exons ATGGACCCTTTCGACTCATTCGATGATTCAGGTGACGATATTTTTTTCAGGATGATGTATCATTATTACACTACCGATTTGCTACAACCAGACCCAACCCCACTACTAACAATAGGTGCGATGTTAAACAAAAATCGCGAAGAAGGACATGAACATCTATATCGCAATTACTTTGCAGATAATTGTGTATACGAATCGAAGGACTTCAAAATAAGACTTCGTTTGAGTAAGAATGTGTTCCTACGGATCGTCAACGCCTTGGAAA GTATGAATTTTTTTCAATTGAGATATGATGCTAGAGGTAGACGAGGGTTTAAGGTGTTGCAGAAATGTGTTGTGGCCATTCGTTTGATGGCTATGGACGAGTCACCTGACACCATGGACAACTATATGAGAATATCCAAAAGAACTGCAAGGGAGAGTTTGTATACATTGTCAAGGGGTGTTGTCGAAACATTTGGAGATGTGTATTTGCGGAAACCTTCGTTGCATGATTTGCAAGAATTGTATGCGGCGCATGAAGAACGCCATGAGTTTCCCGGAATGATCGGAAGCATTGATTGCACACACTGGAAATGGAAAAATTGCCCGATAACATGGAAAGGGCAATATGCAAGTGGTCATCACGGATCACCTTCGTCGGTTTTAGAGGCTGTTGCTTCtcaagatttatggatttga